A window of Pedobacter lusitanus contains these coding sequences:
- a CDS encoding DUF4249 domain-containing protein, which produces MKAIYMLAALSVLLVSCEKVIQLKPATKQDKYVIEGTITNEPGNCSVLISRTKNFDDDNTFNGVNGAIVKIENNGTVVTLPETSSGVYTTTAINGTPGQTYRLTATVNGETFTAVSTMQQPVPLLDFYLKPADYDSLRTVAYVKYKDSAEVKNFYWFELFINDKRQQNYAVANDEFTTGQLINSGLIFQNKTKNREKDIKRGDKLSVEMHSVDPSVFLYLFSLSGAKGSGDSAAPANPISNITGGALGFFSAHTTQRKSLIIPK; this is translated from the coding sequence ATGAAAGCTATATATATGCTGGCAGCACTCTCAGTGCTCCTTGTATCCTGCGAAAAAGTGATACAACTAAAACCTGCCACTAAACAGGACAAATATGTAATTGAAGGCACCATAACCAACGAACCTGGTAATTGCAGTGTTTTAATCAGCAGAACCAAAAACTTTGATGATGATAATACGTTTAACGGGGTCAACGGAGCTATTGTAAAAATAGAAAACAATGGTACAGTTGTAACGCTTCCTGAAACCAGTTCAGGTGTATATACAACCACTGCAATCAATGGAACTCCTGGTCAGACTTACCGCTTAACAGCGACGGTGAATGGGGAAACTTTTACTGCTGTCAGTACGATGCAGCAACCTGTACCATTACTGGACTTCTATCTTAAGCCAGCAGATTATGATAGTCTGAGAACTGTGGCTTATGTCAAGTATAAGGACTCTGCTGAAGTCAAAAACTTCTACTGGTTTGAGCTGTTCATCAATGATAAGAGGCAACAAAATTATGCTGTGGCAAATGACGAGTTTACTACCGGGCAGCTGATCAATTCAGGACTTATATTTCAGAACAAAACTAAAAACAGAGAAAAGGATATCAAAAGAGGCGACAAGCTGAGTGTGGAAATGCATAGTGTTGACCCTTCTGTTTTTCTTTATCTTTTTAGTTTATCCGGGGCAAAAGGAAGCGGAGACAGTGCTGCACCGGCCAACCCTATCAGTAATATAACGGGAGGAGCCCTGGGCTTTTTCAGCGCGCATACGACGCAGCGCAAGAGCCTGATTATCCCTAAATAA
- a CDS encoding TonB-dependent receptor: protein MKKYEPIRFLAFIALLLLLLMFIQVRAYAQSPLEKKLSISLKDELLKSALDKISLASGIKFTYNEQIANSKIKISVVAKDKNLNEVLTLAFAEQPVKFTALGKEVYIRFDPAKEKKVPADPAANPAESQGRYTISGTVSSAKTGETLIAATVRVAGTRQATSSNEYGFYSLSLPKGKYNLEISAVGSRTNLQTVQLDKNLKLNIGLDDSANELETVNITSSSAKRSIDNPQMGMERLSVSETKTIPVILGERDIIKTLQLLPGVKSSLEGTSGFFVRGGSADQNMILLDEAPVYNATHLLGFFSTFNSDAIKNVTLYKSGMPAQYGGRLSSVMDIKMNDGNNQKLSVSGGIGMIAARVNVEGPIQKGKSSFLISARRTYLDPFIKLSSDTSVKKVKLYFYDVNAKANYILGEKDKLFISGYLGRDVLKSDRLTGLDWGNVTSTLRWNHVFNSRLFSNTSLIFSNYDYTIDSKEDQNSFSLFSQIRDWNFKEDMQWYVNDKNTLSFGVNAIYHTIKPGEVRAEGNTGFISQDLQKRFSLENAAYVSNTWKASDMFSLTYGLRLSAFSILGSGEYFDVNSAGEVTGSRTYKRGEIVKTYLNLEPRIAAAIQFSESASVKASYVRNAQNLHLISNSNSMSPTDRWLASTNIIKPEISDQVSLGYYKNLGDNAYEFTSEIYYKGLKNQVDYRDGADIYTNRPIETQLLYGRGRAYGIEMLIRKKTGKLTGWVGYTLSKSERQVDGINNDRWYNTRQDRTHDISIVAMYALNEKWSLSANWVFSTGNAVTFPNAKYRLLGESYFYFSERNAERMPAYHRLDLGATRTLKKTKKYSSELSMSLYNAYGRSNAYGIEFRDNPYDPNRTEAVKTSLFRFIPSISYDFKF from the coding sequence ATGAAAAAATACGAACCGATAAGGTTCCTGGCATTTATTGCCTTACTGTTATTGCTTTTGATGTTCATTCAGGTAAGAGCTTATGCCCAAAGTCCATTGGAAAAAAAGTTAAGTATCAGTCTGAAAGATGAATTATTAAAATCAGCACTGGATAAAATCAGCCTGGCAAGTGGTATTAAATTCACTTATAATGAGCAGATCGCCAACAGTAAAATCAAAATCAGCGTTGTGGCAAAGGACAAAAATTTAAATGAGGTATTAACCCTTGCATTTGCCGAACAGCCCGTTAAATTCACCGCGCTTGGCAAAGAGGTTTACATCAGATTTGATCCTGCAAAAGAAAAAAAGGTTCCGGCCGACCCGGCGGCAAATCCGGCAGAAAGCCAGGGAAGATACACGATAAGTGGTACAGTTTCTTCGGCTAAAACAGGAGAAACACTGATTGCTGCAACAGTCAGGGTTGCAGGTACAAGACAAGCTACTTCAAGTAATGAATATGGTTTTTACTCGCTTTCACTTCCTAAAGGAAAATACAATCTGGAAATCAGTGCAGTAGGCAGCAGAACAAATCTGCAGACAGTTCAGCTGGATAAAAATTTAAAACTGAATATTGGGTTGGATGACAGTGCAAATGAACTGGAAACGGTAAACATTACCTCATCGTCTGCTAAAAGAAGTATTGATAATCCACAGATGGGAATGGAGCGTTTAAGTGTATCGGAAACCAAAACTATTCCGGTTATACTGGGCGAAAGAGACATCATCAAAACGCTGCAGCTTTTACCGGGTGTAAAATCTTCCCTGGAAGGAACAAGCGGCTTTTTTGTAAGAGGTGGAAGTGCAGATCAGAATATGATATTACTGGATGAAGCCCCTGTTTATAATGCCACTCACCTGCTCGGTTTTTTTTCTACATTTAATTCGGATGCCATTAAAAATGTCACCTTGTATAAAAGTGGGATGCCTGCTCAGTATGGTGGCAGATTGTCTTCTGTAATGGATATCAAGATGAATGACGGGAACAACCAGAAACTGAGTGTAAGCGGCGGAATTGGTATGATTGCAGCCAGAGTGAATGTGGAAGGTCCGATACAGAAAGGAAAATCCTCTTTTCTGATTTCTGCACGCAGAACATACCTGGACCCATTTATCAAGCTTTCTTCAGATACGTCGGTTAAAAAGGTTAAGCTTTATTTTTATGATGTCAATGCCAAAGCAAACTATATCCTCGGAGAAAAGGACAAGTTGTTTATTTCCGGTTACCTGGGCAGGGATGTATTAAAATCAGACAGGTTAACCGGACTGGACTGGGGAAACGTAACTTCTACCCTGCGCTGGAATCACGTGTTTAACAGCAGGTTGTTCTCGAACACCTCCTTAATCTTCAGTAATTACGATTATACCATTGACAGTAAAGAAGATCAGAATTCTTTCTCCTTGTTTTCACAAATCAGAGACTGGAATTTCAAGGAAGATATGCAATGGTATGTCAACGATAAAAACACACTGAGTTTCGGCGTAAATGCAATTTATCATACCATCAAACCTGGTGAAGTCCGGGCTGAAGGGAACACGGGGTTTATCTCCCAGGATCTGCAAAAAAGATTTTCACTGGAAAATGCGGCTTATGTAAGTAATACCTGGAAAGCGAGTGACATGTTTAGTCTGACTTACGGATTACGGCTTTCTGCTTTTTCCATCTTAGGAAGTGGTGAGTATTTTGACGTAAACAGTGCTGGTGAAGTGACAGGAAGCAGAACTTATAAAAGAGGAGAAATTGTAAAGACCTACCTTAACCTGGAACCCCGGATTGCTGCTGCAATACAATTCAGCGAATCTGCATCGGTTAAAGCTTCTTATGTCCGCAATGCGCAGAACCTGCATTTAATTTCCAATTCCAATTCTATGTCGCCTACAGACAGATGGCTGGCCAGTACTAATATCATCAAACCTGAAATCAGTGATCAGGTATCTTTGGGCTATTATAAAAATCTGGGAGATAATGCTTATGAATTTACTTCAGAGATTTATTATAAAGGTCTTAAAAATCAGGTCGACTATCGCGATGGTGCCGATATTTATACCAACAGACCAATTGAGACACAGTTACTGTATGGCAGAGGAAGAGCCTACGGAATAGAAATGCTGATCAGAAAGAAGACAGGCAAACTAACGGGATGGGTTGGTTATACCTTATCTAAATCTGAAAGACAGGTAGATGGGATCAATAATGACCGCTGGTATAATACCCGTCAGGACCGGACGCATGATATTTCAATTGTAGCGATGTATGCATTGAATGAAAAGTGGTCTTTATCTGCTAACTGGGTATTTTCCACCGGAAACGCAGTGACTTTCCCTAATGCAAAATACAGATTACTTGGAGAAAGTTATTTCTATTTTTCTGAGCGTAATGCAGAAAGAATGCCGGCTTACCACAGATTAGATCTTGGTGCAACGCGTACATTAAAGAAAACTAAAAAATATTCTTCTGAGCTAAGTATGAGTTTATATAATGCTTATGGCAGATCAAATGCCTATGGTATTGAGTTCAGGGACAATCCATACGATCCTAACAGAACTGAGGCTGTAAAAACAAGTTTGTTCCGGTTTATACCTTCTATTTCTTATGATTTTAAATTTTAA